The following proteins are co-located in the Bombus pascuorum chromosome 3, iyBomPasc1.1, whole genome shotgun sequence genome:
- the LOC132905540 gene encoding uncharacterized protein LOC132905540 isoform X1 produces MELREVNRTFDTVEETTELLSPSHRDNIEIESYFIEYAIQKEMINRNRCPASRRLLSQTAHLADFTFTNGNNQKDTSSVGISMIHTSNANWPPSRKREEARALENLRKRVEQSKLYKANRISDTCGSTSTSSVLNNDQIHQLDNRPKLLKKILSNRPMSIAHDSNDLETDWRDSEFITECLCWHNVYRQRHNAPPLTMSPQLCEYAQTWANHLAHTNTFYYRNDREVGQNLYCRPGGAVPTDVTGQDVASYWYSAVKQYDFLKEPDILHANVNAGHFTQVIWASSRYFGVGKARSRSGKIIVVANYQPVGNISGQFQTNVLPPLPENVNISLSSQRQPSIKVFRDHYIASDSPPLASSSVPLSDTASTDSDHSSVSSTQ; encoded by the exons ATGGAGTTACGCGAAGTGAATCGCACTTTTGATACTGTGGAAGAAACTACGGAACTTTTATCGCCATCCCATCGCGATAACATCGAAATTGAAAGTTATTTCATCGAATACGCTATTcaaaaagaaatgataaatcGCAATCGATGTCCCGCTAGCCGTCGTTTACTTAGTCAAACAGCTCATTTGGCagattttacttttactaatGGCAATAATCAAAAG GATACGTCGTCCGTCGGTATCAGTATGATTCATACTTCGAACGCGAATTGGCCTCCTTCTAGAAAGAGGGAAGAGGCAAGAGCGTTGGAAAATCTCCGAAAAAGAGTGGAGCAATCGAAATTATATAAAGCAAATCGAATTTCAGATACCTGCGGATCGACTTCTACATCTTCGGTTTTGAATAATGATCAAATTCATCAGCTTGACAATCGACCGAAGCTGTTAAAAAAG ATCCTGAGTAACAGGCCGATGAGTATCGCACATGATAGTAACGATTTGGAGACTGACTGGCGAGATAGCGAATTTATAACGGAATGTTTATGCTGGCACAATGTTTATCGACAAAGACACAATGCTCCACCCTTAACCATGTCGCCGCAG TTGTGTGAGTATGCACAAACATGGGCCAATCATTTAGCACACACCAACACATTTTACTATAGAAACGATCGAGAAGTTGGACAAAATCTTTATTGTCGACCTGGTGGTGCTGTCCCTACCGATGTAACTGGGCAAGATGTTGCATCGTATTGGTATTCAGCGGTGAAACAATATGACTTTTTAAAAGAACCGGATATTCTTCATGCTAATGTAAACGCAG GTCATTTTACGCAAGTAATTTGGGCAAGCAGTCGTTATTTCGGGGTTGGAAAAGCACGTAGTAGAAGCGGAAAAATCATCGTAGTAGCCAATTATCAACCTGTTGGTAATATATCCGGACAATTTCAAACTAACGTATTACCCCCTTTACccgaaaatgtaaatatcagTTTATCATCTCAGCGACAACCATCCATAAAAGTCTTTCGTGACCATTACATTGCGTCTGATTCGCCACCACTAGCATCATCCTCTGTACCGCTTTCGGATACAGCATCAACGGACAGTGATCATTCTTCCGTTAGTTCTACGCAATAA
- the LOC132905540 gene encoding uncharacterized protein LOC132905540 isoform X2, which yields MELREVNRTFDTVEETTELLSPSHRDNIEIESYFIEYAIQKEMINRNRCPASRRLLSQTAHLADFTFTNGNNQKDTSSVGISMIHTSNANWPPSRKREEARALENLRKRVEQSKLYKANRISDTCGSTSTSSVLNNDQIHQLDNRPKLLKKILSNRPMSIAHDSNDLETDWRDSEFITECLCWHNVYRQRHNAPPLTMSPQLCEYAQTWANHLAHTNTFYYRNDREVGQNLYCRPGGAVPTDVTGQDVASYWYSAVKQYDFLKEPDILHANVNAGHFTQVIWASSRYFGVGKARSRSGKIIVVANYQPVATTIHKSLS from the exons ATGGAGTTACGCGAAGTGAATCGCACTTTTGATACTGTGGAAGAAACTACGGAACTTTTATCGCCATCCCATCGCGATAACATCGAAATTGAAAGTTATTTCATCGAATACGCTATTcaaaaagaaatgataaatcGCAATCGATGTCCCGCTAGCCGTCGTTTACTTAGTCAAACAGCTCATTTGGCagattttacttttactaatGGCAATAATCAAAAG GATACGTCGTCCGTCGGTATCAGTATGATTCATACTTCGAACGCGAATTGGCCTCCTTCTAGAAAGAGGGAAGAGGCAAGAGCGTTGGAAAATCTCCGAAAAAGAGTGGAGCAATCGAAATTATATAAAGCAAATCGAATTTCAGATACCTGCGGATCGACTTCTACATCTTCGGTTTTGAATAATGATCAAATTCATCAGCTTGACAATCGACCGAAGCTGTTAAAAAAG ATCCTGAGTAACAGGCCGATGAGTATCGCACATGATAGTAACGATTTGGAGACTGACTGGCGAGATAGCGAATTTATAACGGAATGTTTATGCTGGCACAATGTTTATCGACAAAGACACAATGCTCCACCCTTAACCATGTCGCCGCAG TTGTGTGAGTATGCACAAACATGGGCCAATCATTTAGCACACACCAACACATTTTACTATAGAAACGATCGAGAAGTTGGACAAAATCTTTATTGTCGACCTGGTGGTGCTGTCCCTACCGATGTAACTGGGCAAGATGTTGCATCGTATTGGTATTCAGCGGTGAAACAATATGACTTTTTAAAAGAACCGGATATTCTTCATGCTAATGTAAACGCAG GTCATTTTACGCAAGTAATTTGGGCAAGCAGTCGTTATTTCGGGGTTGGAAAAGCACGTAGTAGAAGCGGAAAAATCATCGTAGTAGCCAATTATCAACCTGTTG CGACAACCATCCATAAAAGTCTTTCGTGA